The genomic stretch ATCACTGCGTCAGACTGCAGAGTCCCACTCCGGGAGACGATGCAAAGCCGCTGGAGAGAGGAGCAGTGACTCAGTGCCTGGAAGAACTGGGCACCCGCACAGAAGTAGGGCTGTTCCAGCCTGCaggaataaacaaaaacaactcAATGGGCAATTCATGCCTGGGATGCTCTCAGACAAGAGGGAAAGACACAGCACATTCACGGGGGGCTGGCAAATGGACCCTCCAGTCCTGAAGGACAAGGGCACAAATAGGCAGGAAAGCCCTAAACTGCATCATTTTGGTGCTCACAGGGAGTGACCTTGGAGTAACCCTGGTTTTGCAAGCTTCCCACAAAGTATGGTGGGTAAGACAAGCAGCAGATCCGTTCTGATCTTAAAAGCACGGCCTGGCTTCTGTACCTGACTTCCACCGAGCACTGGAGCAGTCTGCTCCAGTGTACAAACACTGCCCAAACTGGTCATATCTTCAGTTTCCTCCCTGGGGAGAAGCAGGCATGAAAAATACACAGTGCACATAGGCTGATGCAGAACTGGGGCCAACACAGCGACCACAACCAGCCCTGGCAAAGGACCAAAGCTACTGCTCTCCCACAGGAACAACAACCATCATCAACCCAACCTTTACCTTAAACACCTGGCTCAGGGAAGAGAGACAGCACCCTCTGTCACGGTGATCCAAGAGGACAATAAAATGACCCAGTGAAGCCATACCTGGCCAACAAGAGGTCTGTGTTTTACCCAGCAGCATAAGTGGGTGACTCCCTCACAGAAgccagcctgcagggagctgaacCTGCTTGAGGCCTGTGCCACCAGGACAGTTCATCTGCTTAGTGCAGATTTATTACCAGGCTTCAGAGCACTTGGGAATCTCAGTCATTGGGTCAGGAAAGCCAAGAGCTCCAGGAAGGTTAATCCAGGAGGTGATAACAAGCTGTCGGGCCCAACCTGCTCTGGGTAATCTCTGCACAGGCTTTGTAGTATGCAGGGGTATCTCAGCAACTTAATCCTGTTAATTGATAAATTCTGTTTCAGTCTCAGCTTAAAACTGCTGTCAGGTGGCATTGCCTGAAGAGATCCTAAGAGCATATCTACACTTTGGGTAATAAGTTAAAATTCGTATCAAGAGAATGGGCTGCCTCTTCAATTTTTCAACATCATTACTGGGGCACTGTAAATTTAGGACAAAAAGCACAGAATCTGCAGGATCCAGGTTTCCAGGTGAATCTCTGGGATGCACCAGCCACACCTGCAATGCCGCCCTGCACTCGCTAGATGGCAATGTTGCTTTGGAATAGCCCCTTAAACGTGTTCCTCAGCCTGGAAaactgggaagggaaaaaaagggcgGAAACAGCAGGGAATTAGTCAAAGCAAAAGGAAACTACGTTATCAAGAGGAAGTGCTAATTTCTAAAACCATCTTAAGCCAATATAAAACCTTAGACTTTACTCAGGGAAGAAGAGTGACAGCTTCCACCCAAATGAGTACAAGGAGAGAGCCCTGATGCAGCCTTCatcccaggctctgtgctgcctccCATCTCTATCGCTCTTGGCCTCCATTTCAAAGCCTCAGGAAGCTACAGGGCCTCGGATGAGCAAAGCAGCATTGCACAACCCaacctccttccccagccctcagctcctccaCGGCTATTTACTCTCCTCAAGGTTAAAGACACATTCACATAACCCAAGACCTTGAGCAACTGAATTCCCAACAGCTGCCACCCCTTGGATGAGACCAGCACACTCCTCTCCCATTATAAATGGAAAGTGGTGGAAAATGAAAACCCTCCTGAGATGTTTCAGCCCCCCTGGCTCCCCTCACTAGTGCAGTGGATCAGGGACAGGCACACAAACACCAGTCTCAGGTGATGAGCAGTAATTTCAGCCACAATAACTGTGACCTTGCTGTCTCAACTGCACAGCACTTTGGAGCTTTGTGAACAAAGGGGGACAATGGGACTGACAGGTTCTGCAGTTTCACTGAAAGAGGctgattttgggaaaaaaaaaaagaaaaaagaaaaaaacccatttcccTAAAGTGATAATGTTTGTGTTCATATGGACTAGTGCAAGGAAACCATCACACTTTCACAAGCACATTTTGGCTACCATGAAGCTCCTTTGTGCACTCTTCAGGATCAGACCCTTGGTAGGGTCCTTAAAAGCCTATCAGGAGAGAAACACCAACAGGATAAACTCTAAATCTGGAATGTTTTCGGTAcattataaagaaaacaaattaaaaaataaagaggcaAGATTTTCATACAAACCCAAGGCAGACAAATAGCTCATTGAGAAACCCAAAGAAAACTCTACATTATCTAGACAGTGTAGGAGTCTCTTCCTTCCTGGAAATTTAAGAAGTGTGCATGTACACAAAGCCAAAAAATCAGCAAAGGCACGCAGTATTTAACCAGCCCTGACAAGCTGCTAGCTCCCAAATAAGCAGCATGCACTTTTCCTTATCTTAAAGGAAGGCAGTCCCAGCACTTTTTGCTTCTGAAACACTGGTTAAAGGGCATATCCTGAGCCCTCAAGGACAACATGCAATGCCTTCCCATCCTCCACAAGTCAGGAAGGAAAATACTCAGTTTTCAAGGCATTGCTTGTACTCTGGACCGGAACACTTTTAATAGTAGCCACAATAAACCACACACCACATTTCTGGAGATCCACAAACAAAATGGGAGATGTTCAAGGGCAGCCCCTCACCTGAGATCTCTCAAACACTTGCAGTGTTTCAGCATGTCCATGAGAGCAGACATATAGACCACCTTGCCCATCATGCCCAGGTTGGCCAAGGAAAGAGTCCgcaggtgctggcactgcagcccaaTGTTGACGAGCCCAGAGCCTGTGAGAATATTTGGCAGCTGTGCTAAGGTGAGGCTCTGCAGGTAAGTCAATTGGCTAATGGCAGCCACCTCTGAATCCCCCACGCTCTGTGCCCGGACACAGGGAGGCAACGAGTTCCGAATTGCTGGCTCGTTGCGGGGCATGGCAGAGGAGAAACTGGACCCAATTATCTCCAAGGTTTCCAAAAATCTGAGGCTTCCCATCAGAGCCCAAAACACTGAAGACTCGATCTTCTGATTTGTCTGGTCCCCTAAGTTCCTTGGATATGTCTGTACCCCAATGCGAACTTTCCTTCCAAATGTTTGGGGCACTAAATTAGGTGTGGTGGGAGGCTTCTCCACGCTTGCACCAACATCTGTGATGGAGCAAACTGGTAGTGCTAATGAGAGCAGGTGCTttagcctggagaggagctggcacAGATGGTTCCCTATGCTTTCAGAGCTGTGATGGTGAGCTGCAGAGAGGTTCAGGTGTCTCAGGTTGCAGCAAGACACTACCAGGCTTTCCAAAATGCTGCTGTCGATGTCATCTTCTGCTTTCCGAAACAAGGACTCTGGGGCCAGGCAGTGAACGCAGCCACTGAGGTTCAAACTGGTCAGGCTTTTAAGATCCTTCCCACCATTAATGACCCTCTGGATGAGGTGCCCGCCAGATAAGGTGCATCGGCTAAAGCTGAAGTAGAAAGGGTTGTTGAACTTCAAGTGTTGCAGGAGCCCAGAGCCGTTAATCCAGGCTTTGGGCAGCTGTAAAGCATCCAGACGTACATTTCGGGCCATGGAGTCCAGGAGGTTTTTGGTGGCTCCCGTCTCTGCAAAGCTGCCGGGGGCAGAGATGAGGAAGGCGTGGAGGTTCTCAGGTGTCCGATCACTCAGTACTGCCAAGTACAGCCTCACCACCTCCTGATTGACATAgccaggagccagcctggcGTAGAAGATGCGGAGGTTCTGGTAATGGGGCACGTTGCTCTCGCCCACCATCAGCTGCCCAGAGAGCATAAACCCCTCCCGCGAGCGATCGAGGATCTCAAAGTAGAGCAGCAGTTTCTCAAGGCTGGTGCAGCACGGCACGACCCCGTAGGAGGGTGTGTAAAGAGTTTGCTTCAGCTCCGAGACGCGGCTGAGGGTGGCTTTGCACTCACTGCTCAGCTGGCTGGCATCAAAGCCCGGGTTCACGTCGATGGCCAGGGAGCGCAGGTGCTGCAGCGAGGAGAGCATCTTGGAGAGCCGCAGGGAGGTGATGTGGCACCCGGACAGGTTCAGCTTCACCAGGTTCTTGCACCGTGTTACGTGGTCGATCGTGGAGCTGGGCAGCCAGTAGCACCCAGCCATGTTCAGCTGGTAGATCTCCTTTCCAATGTCCCTCATCAGCTGCTTCACTTTGTCTTTGTTTACCTGCACCCAAACAAAAGCACATTCAGTGACAGATACGGCACTGGTGGGCACTGACTCAGTTTCCCAGCTGGAGGTGGGGATAAGAGTGGCTGGGACCTGGATTATGTGGCTCATCCAAAAGTTTGGGGATGGCAGCACAGCCTAAGAATTACCACACTGCTGGCAGCTCAGTCTGCCATGCTTTGGACTCTGGGGATTACACTTCCTTTTGCTTCTGCAGTTCTGCATTACAGACTGCTCAGCAGCTGAGTGGGGAAGGGAAAACCACTTCAGTTTTCTACCAGCAAAGCTATTTCAGCAGAACTGGCTATGTGAAGAAactcaaactgaaagaagaatTCTTCTTCATTCTTCTTCATTCAGCTTCCTCTTTTAGAAATGAGCATAGGGTGCTTTCCTCTGCTGCACTGGCTGATACAGTTCTCACTGAATACATCACCCCTCCTTCCCAAGCTTTATTGTTGTTATAACATGCACACAATTTCTGCATTTGCTGACTGCATGCCTGACAGCAACCTGcacgagattttttttttgcacaacaACACGGAAAACCTATTTTGGGAAAATGGTAACTTTATGGTCATGTTTACTTTCATTTTTGCGGCCAGAAATATGGAGAAGTTAAGCTTTCACTGACAGTATTTTATATAACTAAGGGAGCACAAAGCTGTTCTAACAAAGCATActggaaaataaatgcttttatgAAACAGCTTGCTGTGTATTTGATTTCAGAGTTCAGGAGCAGTCTATTTATGCATACACATTGAAAAGTTCCACTTCTTGGCattgtttttcagaaatcagATTTGTCTTCACAGCTAACAGAAGAAGCAAGCTACTCTCCCCACCTTATAGTCCTTCTGAAGCAGGACTGTATGTGTTAGACTCTTGTCAAGGCAAAGTGTTGCAAGTTTCCTGCAGGTTCTCCTGACATTGAGGACCAGGTCTGTGCAAGGGACATAGCTGAGGATGTGCAGAAGGATTTCATCTGAGAATTCCATCAAGTTGACTCCATTGCTTTCCTCCTCACTCTCCTCACTTACGACCTcctgatggaaaagaaaaagaggaaaaagaaaaggagaatatGGAGGTAGTGCAAGACTTCACATGAAATCATGCTACTTTCACTTGATCTTTCACCATTGGTGAACATTTCCATTCATTCTACTTACTTTGCAACTGGCAAAGCGACTGTCCATGATCTTTTCCTAAATATAACACAGCAATCTCTTTCTACATCCTTCCTCCAAGCGCCACCCGTTTCAATAACCTTTGGAGTTACATAACcatgcatatatacatatagaCACGGCTATATATATCTGTTTATACATACAGACACACACCAACACTGCAGCCCAACATCACCGCCAGCTCTTGTGCAACACACTCACACCTTAACGGCGAAACCAGAGCCCAAACCGGCACTAACgccagggcagctccctgctgagggCAGCGGGGCTGCTCCGCCTCACACCCCCGTGAGCCCCCCGGACACACCCGGCGAGGGCGATTCCAGCGCCCTCCGTGCCCCCGAGCCCGGCTGCCGCCCTGAGGGCTCCGGGCTCCCGCAGCCCCGCAGCAGCCGCCGTTACCGGCGCCCCGAGGGGCCGCTGCCGAGGGGAAGCGCGGGGCGAGCTGAGTCCCACAAGCCCCCACTCACCTCTCCGCAGCGCAACATGGCGGCGGCCGCACGGTCCCGCCgcagccgcagccgccgccgccgccaccgcctgGCCGGGCCCCGCTCGCAGCGGCCGCGTCCCGGGCTCGCtcccgccggcccggccgctTCACGGCTCTTCCGGCGCGGCCATGACCCGGTTCCGCGGCAGCGCCCGCCCCACGCCGCCATCTTGAGCGCGGCGCGGCCGCGGCGCGGCGCCATCTTGAGGGCGGCGCCGCCATGGTGGGAGTGGCGGGGCCGGGGAGTCGGAGAGCACCGGGATCGATCGCGGTGGAAAACGGCTCTGAGTTCATCGAGTCTGATCTATCACCGAACACCACCGTGTcaacagagcagagcactgagtgccatgtccaggctTTCTTTAAGATCTCCGGGGATGGTGACCACCACCCACGCAGGCACCCCCATGTAGTATCTGACAAACCTTCCGGGGAAGAAATacttcctgatgtccaacctgaccctCCCATGGCACAGTTTAacaccatttcctctcatcctgaccattgctccctgggagcagagcccgaccccaTCTCACTACAACCTCCTGTCAgagagttgtgcagagccagaaggtcccccctgatcgtccttttctccaggctgagctcccccagcttcctcagctgctcctggtgctcaaGACCCTTCCTCAGCcccattcccttctctggacacggTTCAGTGCCTCCATGGCCTTCTGGGATTGAGGCacctggagcaggacagagcgCTCGAGGTGTGACCTCTCCAGTTGTGAGTACAGGGGCAGAATCACTGCTACCGGACACACTATAGGATactagaatggtttgggttggaactTAAAAGATTgtcttgttccaccccctgccatggacagggacaccttccactgtcccaggttgcttcaagccctatccagcctggccttggccatttccagggatggagtagccacagtttctctgggcacctgtgccagggcctccccaccctcatggcaaagaatttcttcccaatatcaCCATCCTACCCCTCACTGATATGCAGAGGGCCATGCAGAATcaaccagggctgctgtgacTGCTGCTGTGACCACAGCCATCGCACACGGCCATGTCCAAGGGGAGCAGCTGGCTCCAGTAGAGTAGCTCCACATAGCTCCTATCCCAAACCTCAAGTACAGACAGGACCAGAGCGCTGGAATTTCCAGTTACGTGTATGCTTCAGGAATTTTGTTCatagaaaatgtgttttaaagatGACCCATAAAGGAAGATTAATAAGTTGCTATTTTCTTCCTGCTTGATTGTTGCCATTTAAGGCCGTGAATTACATTAAGGGTAAATTGGGGGTTTCACTTAGAAATAGCAAGTGCCTCAAGTCTTGATTATGTATTTTGCTTCTAGGTTTGTGAGAGAGCTCTGGAGTCAAAGAGGAAAACCATTTTTAGCTCTTAGATGAGAGAGAGCCTCTGCAGAGGATCTGTACCTGCTTTGTTTGTCATGTGTTTCACTTAAATAAAAGGTAATCACAAATTAAATCCGGAGGCCTTTCAGTCAAGACCGACTTGTTTGACATCTGGGAAAAACACCAACCTACCATATTTGCAGTcaccagggaaagcagagacCAGGGTGGAGGAGACCTGCATTTCCAATGCAAATGATAAATAAAACCAGTGAGTCCCAAAGGCAGAGGGAAGGCCCTGCCCAGAGAGCCagggtggctgctgcagccggTGTTTAGAGTGGCCGTGGgttccctccagccctggggtgtaCAGCGaccacagagcagctgacaGCCCCGAATAAGGACTGGGAACAGAGGGTGGAACTGAGGAGAAACGAGGCTTTGTAAGAGGAGCTGCATTTGGACTTGTGATCCACCAAATAAATGAGCAGTGTGTTGGTGCAGATCAGACACAGAGGTTGAACATGAGGCAGAAATGAGCAGTAAAGAAGGAAGGAGTTGAACATCTACACTGAACTCTGGCATTTCTCTTCATGGCCCCGGGAGGTGGCCCGACAGTGATAGAGGAAACCCTCCTTGCTGTGCCTCACTTCAGGAATGCTCTTCATGTGGGTAGACTTTGGTCATCATACAACCAATACACATTTTCCTAGCCCAAACAAGGCAAGGCAATATCATACTGTCCCAGTCCAGAAAGGCAAACAAATTAATCCCACTATCaaggtattttaaaacaaaatgtcttAACATTCAAGGCCAGTCTGTCCTGgggattttgtggtttttttctctgaaaaggcTTGTCTCAGTTCTCTCCTCTGATTCTTCTTAAGATTGATACACCCTGAACATCTTTTTGTCAGATTGACtaaagcacagcagggctgtagCAGCCACAGCACTTGGTATGCTTGGGTGGATTGCTAGCTCCACTGCTGGAAGTGATTCTCAATCCCTGATATGGTTTAATACTGTAAGGCCTGCTAAAGTGGATTACAGATGGGTATAATGCACGTCAGGGCAGGCTCCAGGTCAGCAGTCCTGCAAAGAACGACTTCAGAGACCaaggctgctcctctgagcacGGCCAATACCACAGACCCATCACTGAACAGGTACCTTGGAATGGCCATTTTCTAAGGCTAGTGCTTTGCATCCTCCAAGGGGACCTCTGCAAGGAGGCCACTTTAGTTTGAATGCTCTGAGATTCCCTGGGATTTTTCCACACAGCCAGCTGGCACCTCTCCTGGAGGAGCACATGCTCACTAACGAGAGAACAGGACCCTCCTCATCCAAGGACCGTTTCTGGTCAACtgtccctgacacagctgagaGACAATGAGGCCCTTCAGGGCTAAATCCCAAGAGCTTCAACCATCTCCTTTGCCAAGGACATCACTAATTCCCGGCGGTGGCTTGATTCCATAAGCAGCTCAGTGAGGTGACTTTCCAGGTCATCAGCTAATTGCAGGTGAAGTGCCAGCGACTGTCTCCAGCAGGAGGGAAAGTTGGGAACTCTGAGGGAAGAAAGGGTGTAAAACATGTTTGCTCAGCTCTCTAGAGCTGAGCCATCTCTCCTGGGGCAGCTACAGGGAAGTAGGAAAGGGCTGGATGTCTTGGAAGGATCTGGAGCCAAGttcctctgcagcctgaggaGTCCTGGAACATCACCATGGCTGAGCcagacagggggacacactCAGCCTGGCCTGTGGGTGGACTTATTAAAGCTTCTGGTCTCCCCACATCCCCTGGCTATTTGTGTGctagagaagaggaggagataGATCACTGATTACTCCCCACACAACTTCTCCTTTGAGTCTAACAAAGCCAGGACATGGCTCCTCTACTGCCCTCCCTGACAGGCCTCTCGGCATTTCCCCACCTCTGTGAAACAGTGAGGGGTGAATAGAGCCCTGTGAAAGTCCATGGCAGAGAAACTGTGCTTTAAAAATCCCCTCTTTTCCAGCACTCTACATTCTTGAGAGGAaacagctctgggctcccccGTGCTCACTGGAGATGGGAGCAGTGAGTAATGCTTGCAGTTGTCCCTGCCCGGTACTGCATTCTTTTCTCCAGCATGTAATGGCCCAGAGGAGGGATAAAGGGAGccttgctggagcagcctgcagcATGGCTGTGCACACCATGGCCTCACTCTGGACAGGCACCAGGAAGGGCTGTGGAAGGCTCAGCCTCATTTTACTGGGGGGCTGGTTACCCAAAACAGCAAGTGAAatgggaagaaaggagaaaaagcccTGCCAAGTGTTAACTAACAGCATACCGCCGTTGGCTGTGGAGCCAAAATCATCAAAATCATGAAAATCATCCCGACTGCCCTgtgtccagcagctctgcaccagTCTGCCTGTGCCCACACCTCTGCTCacctgagctgctctcagccccaAGCATTTTGCTGCTCACTGGTTTCTCACCACCACcagtttcttttattctttgtgtTTCAGTACATTTTCCCACAGTGATCAGTGACCATTTCAGAAGAGGCTGAAGAAAGGCACCCCATTTCCCTATTGCTGTCATCTCTTCTTGGCTGCTGGCCTTTTTCCTACCCCACTCCCACCAactccctccccaggagctgccattGCCTCTTCCTCACCCCATTTCCCCAGGTTATAAGCTCAGTTTGGGCCTTACTCCAACCAGTTTCACCTCCTCTCCTGCAAACTGGTGCTTCCAGTACTCATCAGCTCAGCCCACCATCtgcacctccagccctgccaggctcccacagcacccaggagGGATCCTGGGGAGATGAAGGGCAGAAACCGGCAGGTCCACCCTGAGTAGAGTACgatgccagagcaggagcaggccaGGCAGAGGATTAAAGAGGAACTAGAGCCTGTTCCCTGCCTTTCATCTGCTGCGAGCATGACACAATCACAGACATTAGCTCTTCAAAGGCAGGCGAGGGTGGCAGAGCCTTGGGAAGCTTCACTCTTGAATAGGCTCCCAGGTCTGGtctcccagagctggcagcagtgttACCTGGCTCAGCTTTTCCTGGTTCCTGACCCAGTAGCCTCAGTCTTCTGTCTCTTTTCCACAAATGTGactccagctctggggactTGTGGACATCACTGTACCCAACAGGGTTCCAGCTTTGAGGATCACCCCGTTATCTTCCACAAAGCCAGCAAAGTTGATCAAACAAGGCTGAAGCTTCACAGCGGGGTTGGAAGCTCAAAGGATGGGTAGAGTCAGTAAGCCCAAAACCTTCCTGgcaaaggctgggctggaggcaggTACCACCACTGGAGTTGTGTCACTCACCCTGCCAAagcttcctccttcctccctgcacCTTGTTCCCAGCCCCACCCATGTAACACTCCAGTAGCCCGGCTCTCTGAAGTAAATTTTTTCCACTTCACAGGACTTTCTCTTGCTTTCACCTGAAAGCTGCTCCACACCCAGCCAGCACACTGCCAGGGTATGAGTCTCTGGCCTGAACCCACGCCTCCCTCCCAGGGCAAAGTGGGAGCAGGACAGGCAAGCTCTG from Haemorhous mexicanus isolate bHaeMex1 chromosome 17, bHaeMex1.pri, whole genome shotgun sequence encodes the following:
- the FBXL18 gene encoding F-box/LRR-repeat protein 18, with the protein product MLRCGEEVVSEESEEESNGVNLMEFSDEILLHILSYVPCTDLVLNVRRTCRKLATLCLDKSLTHTVLLQKDYKVNKDKVKQLMRDIGKEIYQLNMAGCYWLPSSTIDHVTRCKNLVKLNLSGCHITSLRLSKMLSSLQHLRSLAIDVNPGFDASQLSSECKATLSRVSELKQTLYTPSYGVVPCCTSLEKLLLYFEILDRSREGFMLSGQLMVGESNVPHYQNLRIFYARLAPGYVNQEVVRLYLAVLSDRTPENLHAFLISAPGSFAETGATKNLLDSMARNVRLDALQLPKAWINGSGLLQHLKFNNPFYFSFSRCTLSGGHLIQRVINGGKDLKSLTSLNLSGCVHCLAPESLFRKAEDDIDSSILESLVVSCCNLRHLNLSAAHHHSSESIGNHLCQLLSRLKHLLSLALPVCSITDVGASVEKPPTTPNLVPQTFGRKVRIGVQTYPRNLGDQTNQKIESSVFWALMGSLRFLETLEIIGSSFSSAMPRNEPAIRNSLPPCVRAQSVGDSEVAAISQLTYLQSLTLAQLPNILTGSGLVNIGLQCQHLRTLSLANLGMMGKVVYMSALMDMLKHCKCLRDLRLEQPYFCAGAQFFQALSHCSSLQRLCIVSRSGTLQSDAVMSFMASCLEVIMCHMFMGESLTVCKNLQQSIVRSFQAERPALNVVIFPLLHEDLTEVIRDVPMRHLDEITLFKSRVAEEPPNLWW